AAACAGGGCCCATGCTCCCTGATTGCCGCAAGATGATCCCGTGTCGGGTAGCCCTTGTGACGGGCAAATCCGTAAAGAGGAAAACGCGCATCGAGCCGCTCCATAAGACGATCCCTGATGACTTTGGCGATAATGCTCGCCGCCGCAATAGATGCACAAGTCGCATCACCCGAAACAACTGCCGACTGCGGCACGCCAACGGGGATTTTCTTGTTGCCGTCGATAAGAAGATAGTCCATCGGGCTGCCTAGACGACCAACCGCCCGGGCCATGGCTTGGAGGGAGGCCTGAAGGATATTATGGCGCTCTATCTCGCGCGCGCCGATGCCCGCAACGGCAACAAAGAGGGCGCGTTTGCCAATCTGTGAAAAAAGCAATTCACGTTTTTTGGGAGACAATTTTTTACTGTCGGCTAGCCCCTCTATTGGATCGTCGGGATCAAGAACCACTGCCGCAGCGACCACGGGGCCGGCTAGCGGCCCACGTCCCACCTCATCCACCCCCGCGATGCGCTTGCATCCCTCGCCCTGTAGACGGCGCTCAAGTGTGTACACGGCATACCTGATGGGCGGAGAATAAATCGGGCGCACCGCTTTGCGAGCGATGCAAGTAAGGAT
This Nitrospinaceae bacterium DNA region includes the following protein-coding sequences:
- a CDS encoding ribonuclease HII — its product is MYTLERRLQGEGCKRIAGVDEVGRGPLAGPVVAAAVVLDPDDPIEGLADSKKLSPKKRELLFSQIGKRALFVAVAGIGAREIERHNILQASLQAMARAVGRLGSPMDYLLIDGNKKIPVGVPQSAVVSGDATCASIAAASIIAKVIRDRLMERLDARFPLYGFARHKGYPTRDHLAAIREHGPCFLHRRTFRGVAG